The following are encoded together in the Aerococcus mictus genome:
- a CDS encoding helix-turn-helix domain-containing protein, giving the protein MSNVGDNIQLIRLEEGHGVQSFAKRLGVKPSLINDIEKGLKEPSEEFLQLVSKEVGIPVSHIIQGQNYDSVEGFKEWLEHLELASDPNKSFILAALELAEAYQSWCDQ; this is encoded by the coding sequence TTGTCAAATGTAGGAGATAATATTCAACTCATTCGCCTGGAAGAAGGCCATGGTGTTCAAAGTTTTGCTAAGCGTTTAGGTGTGAAACCGAGCTTGATTAATGATATCGAAAAAGGTCTCAAAGAACCTAGCGAAGAATTTCTTCAGTTGGTTTCAAAAGAAGTGGGGATACCTGTTTCGCACATTATTCAAGGTCAAAACTATGACAGCGTTGAAGGTTTCAAGGAATGGTTAGAACACCTTGAACTAGCGAGTGACCCGAATAAGAGTTTTATCTTAGCAGCCCTTGAGTTGGCAGAAGCTTATCAAAGTTGGTGCGACCAGTGA